A stretch of Besnoitia besnoiti strain Bb-Ger1 chromosome III, whole genome shotgun sequence DNA encodes these proteins:
- a CDS encoding hypothetical protein (encoded by transcript BESB_047020) yields MVCRMRLKRLIPTPGFGPAVASSSLCSAAASLVFSTCASSRRAPPSPPRSTDSSSCATPRFQRLESEAYSSSLRGFNHAGRRAKFHSQPSLAPRASPHPSSLCYGAAQRPFTTPSASSSPAFFANARCMFSSLAVTPSSSFPDAVVSALSPSSASHLSLGFSNASGLCPSSVRDCARLLGEPASLLAGVSYGLTSALPSDLSLSPSSLSPSSPSASLSPRSPASAVRAIAPDAAASLGGVSALFADCAFPSRCDGTCAVRTPDAPTSASPWGSGSSLSRSEPLECRRDRGGKTKTKLRREERRRRRAQIEKLRGEEEKPDKARKVTSEDVIILRK; encoded by the coding sequence ATGGTCTGTCGCATGCGTTTAAAGCGCCTGATACCCACCCCGGGCTTCGGGCCTGCTgtcgcttcgtcctctctttgctcggctgctgcgtctcttgTTTTTTCTACATGTGCGTCTTctcggcgtgcgccgccttcccctCCCCGCTCCACTGACTCTTCTTcgtgcgcgacgccgcgttTCCAGCGTCTTGAGAGTGAGGCTTATTCTTCTTCCCTTCGCGGTTTCAATCACGCAGGGCGTCGCGCGAAGTTTCACTCCCAGCCGTCGCTCGCTCCTCGTGCGTCCCCTCACCCGTCTTCCCTCTGCTACggtgcggcgcagcggcctttCACCACGCCGAGTGCCTCGAGTTCTCCTGCGTTCTTCGCTAATGCGAGATGCATGTTTTCTTCACTGGCTGTGACACCCTCATCTTCTTTCCCCGACGCTGTCGTGTCCGctctttctccttcgtcaGCTTCTCACCTTTCTCTCGGTTTCTCAAACGCGTCTGGCCTCTGCCCTAGCTCCGTGCGAGACTGTGCCCGGCTTCTCGGCGAACCTGCTTCCCTCCTTGCGGGCGTGTCTTATGGTTTGACATCTGCGCTCCCGTCAgatctgtctctctcgccctcctctctctccccctcttcgccctcggcgtcgctcagtccgcggtcgcctgctTCAGCTGTCCGTGCCATCGCACCtgacgcagcggcctcaCTCGGGGGCGTCTCTGCTCTCTTCGCGGACTGCGCGTTTCCTTCCCGCTGTGATGGCACCTGCGCTGTCCGCACTCCGGACGCGCCGACGTCCGCTTCGCCGTGGGGGTCTGGCagctctctttctcgttcCGAGCCGCTCGAGTGTCGCAGGGATCGCGGAGGAAAGACAAAGACGAAGCTCaggcgcgaagagaggcggagacgcagggcgCAGATTGAGAAACTcaggggcgaggaggagaagccaGACAAGGCCAGAAAGGTGACCAGCGAGGACGTCATTATACTGCGAAAATAG
- a CDS encoding hypothetical protein (encoded by transcript BESB_047030), protein MKLRAHPSGSSQPAYPAPSSADACRSASPSTSLSSSLSFPSLLFTRRLPCRPLALSFLPLVTVIHSLCAAHARRWSPDGARIPSSAFALPLASPELFGSSLPYGSPSPSLSPSAATFPCASRPSPSRGSFTPLASLEATPSKSDGASASPSADPFGWRPSLSAFLAPVARLEASASPHGFSRACLLPRQWPSLPRSASGCLTQAPSCASAVRAFPRSLSSLSSAASVSSGAAGALDSSAEVSSASTEEKEETHLLRRSAALQPPSSDAPPAASPSSHLSPASTQSPSPGRQEPQKEDECPAEARSSTQGAHALRARACFVSDLCGKASPAIAHLSRVSLSLLRTWGVVTMRRMAVAASLLFLDACGAAAVQRVWGGDASPRASPSSSLVSASPRTATSFTLLPTITGACSRLGSLVPFWRCAALAPASASAPPAAHSRALSRVSSVAKSLAASLASFSAAQASSAQKPVSQGRSPLAPTWGWQAAAACVTAGGWAVLCWKADRARRLREGERAHASEAPAVAASAAERLRGTSATASQAAGRAPRETQDEVGAGAPGRERQEARTAGEREAASVRGAEEESSRQGGERQRGDTAAEPESDRVASPASESSTSAATLGALPSSPSSTRLALFALPAGVHLAASAPFASPPSSRRSRLASLLPFVSSRASPTASPSSPAGDSLPSRASLSLAGEAPATPSASWLSRLRRALPTESLVYGYIGSSAAQAQVQSLVIAGSFVVFLTLKGVVSYFLERHRERQRVAAALEAYRREEEEFVRYGPKGKPKPSPRPPAASSRSPGSRRSPPPRGEYD, encoded by the exons ATGAAGCTGCGCGCTCACCCGTCGGGCTCCTCACAGCCTGCGTAtcctgcgccttcctccgcggacgcctgcAGGTCAGCCTCTCCCTCGACGTCTTTATCGTCGTCCTTGtcttttccctctctcctgtTCACGCGGCGACTTCCCTGccgccctctcgctctctctttccTACCTCTGGTGACCGTCATTCattctctctgcgcggcacACGCCCGTCGCTGGAGCCCTGACGGCGCGCGCATtccgtcctccgccttcgccctcccgCTTGCATCTCCTGAGCTCTTCGGCTCGAGTCTGCCGTACGGTTCTCCGTCTCCGTCcctgtcgccgtctgccgctACCTTTCCTTGCGCCTCTcgtccctcgccttcgcgcggctcATTCACGCCTCTTGCTTCTCTCGAGGCTACGCCTTCAAAAAGTgacggcgcctccgcatcACCGTCCGCTGACCCTTTTGGCTGGCGCCCTTCGCTCTCAGCTTTCCTTGCGCCGGTGGCGCGCCTCGAAGCATCCGCGTCGCCTCacggcttctcgcgcgcgtgcctgTTGCCGAGACAGTGGCCTTCCttgccgcgcagcgcctccggctGTTTGACGCAAGCGCCttcctgcgcgtctgctgtgCGCGCCTTTCCGCGGTCTttgtcgtcgctctcgtcggcggcgtcagTTTCTTCcggggctgccggcgccctAGACTCTTCGGCGGAGGTCAGCTCCGCGTCcaccgaggagaaggaggagacgcatCTTCTTCGGCGATCTGCTGCCCTTCAGCCTCCTTCTTCGGATGCCCCCCCTGCTGCATCTCCTTCTTCTCatctgtcgcctgcgtctaCTCAGTCCCCGTCTCCAGGTCGGCAGGAGCCGCAAAAAGAAGACGAGTGCCCAGCTGAAGCGCGGAGCTCCACGCAGGGCGCTCACGCCCTGCGTGCTCGCGCGTGTTTCGTCTCGGATCTCTGCGGCAAGGCTTCACCCGCGATCGCGCatctgtcgcgcgtctcgctgtctctgctgcgcactTGGGGGGTGGTGACGATGCGGCGCATGGCTGTCGCAGCTTCTCTGCTGTTCCTtgatgcatgcggcgcggcggcagtgcAGCGGGTttggggcggcgacgcgtcgcctcgcgcgtctccttcgtcttcgctcgtctctgcctcgccgagGACTGCGACCTCCTTCACGCTTCTCCCCACTATAACAGGCGCGTGTTCGCGTCTCGGTTCGCTGGTCCCGTTCTGGCGgtgtgcggcgctcgcgccggcctctgcttctgcgcctccggcggcgcactcgcgcgccctTTCGCGGGTTTCCTCTGTGGCCAAATCACTTGCggcttcgctcgcctccttttccgctgcgcaggcctcctctgcgcagaaGCCCGTTTCGCAGGGGAGgtctccgctggcgccgaCCTGGGGGTGgcaagcagccgcggcgtgcgtgACTGCAGGGGGCTGGGCGGTTCTTTGCTGGAAGGCAGAtcgagcgcgccgcctgcgcgaaggagagcggGCACACGCGAGCGAAGCGCCTGCAGTCGCTGCCTCAGCCGCGGAGCGGTTGCGAGGGACTTCGGCGACTGCGTCGCAGGCTGCGGGGCGGGCTccacgcgagacgcaggacgaggtcggcgcgggagcgccgggccgcgagcgccaggaggcgcgcacagcaggcgaacgcgaggcggcgtcagtccgaggcgcggaagaggaaaGCAGCCGCCAAGGCGGAGAAAGACAGAGGGGCGACACAGCGGCCGAACCTGAGAGCGAccgcgtcgcgtcgcccgcctcggaAAGCAGCACCTCGGCAGCCACCCTCGGCGCCTTGCCGTCGTCACCTTCCTCGACGAGGCTGgcgctcttcgctctccctgCGGGTGTACATTTAGCTGCGTCTGCTCcgttcgcgtctcctccgtcttcgcgtcggtctcgcctcgcttctctccttcctttcgtctcctcgcgggcgtctcctaccgcgtctccttcctcgccggcgggcgaCTCTTTGCCGTCACGTGCGTCCCTGTCCCTCGCTGGCGAGGCACCAGCTACCCCGTCTGCGAGTTGGTTGAgtcgcctgcgacgcgcaTTGCCGACGGAGAGCTTGGTGTATGGTTACATCGGCAGCTCAGCGGCTCAAGCCCAAGTGCAGAGCCTCGTCATCGCCGGGTCCTTCGTTGTCTTCCTCACCCTGAAGGGCGTCGTGTCCTACTTTCT AGAGCGAcaccgcgagcggcagcgcgttgctgctgcgctggAAGCCTATCGacgggaagaggaggagtTCGTCAGGTACGGGCCTAAGGGCAAGCCGaagccgtctccgcggccgcccgccgcctcctcgcgttctcctgggtcgcggcgctcgccgccgccgcgaggcgaatATGACTGA
- a CDS encoding hypothetical protein (encoded by transcript BESB_047040), which produces MRQLVVSAPAFVMRLSWEMPRDPSPLSAYAGDFGHRQTPSAAPGRRKATLASSLVDSDCPVWLLALVAVPALLESIDSALASPASKGGSTSLCGAAQAAEAEEEVAAATHDAWGGVRRFTDALGIPENRFIHFGSAFTPAAGEALAQELLALQTDGSGLPLCLCINSSGSESLLDGSLVSPFDSDWQAAVALLRGRLLLQLPPPLSPAAEAPPRGCAAPVAAGLRPSLATVAMGRAWGTAALLLACGAPGARAATRNTSIALRFPRVSLGRGTARELRERARAILAGQRFQAELLAAVLSSGRRHPAEVQRALHVKTASLARWEGSREAAGGVTANLGEAAASGKEDAIGSFPGVTGSPRGLEPGQYSGEDERGKDRRDEREQGGRGDAEGLGEAGSCADALLALMRKGTFLTAEQAWQMGIIDYVSHKEAR; this is translated from the exons aTGCGCCAGCTCGTTGTATCTGCTCCCGCGTTCGTCATGCGCCTCTCCTGGGAAATGCCCCGAGATCCTTCTCCATTGAGCGCCTACGCTGGCGATTTCGGGCACAGACAGACACCGTCGGCTGCACccggaagaaggaaagcaaCGCTTG CCTCCTCGCTTGTCGACTCTGACTGTCCTGTCTGGCTTCTGGCTCTCGTGGCTGTTCCCGCGCTCCTCGAAAGCATCGACTCTGCACTGGCTTCTCCA gcgagcaAGGGAGGAAGCACGAGCCTCTGCGGAGCTGCacaagctgcagaggcggaggaggaggtcgcggcggccACGCACGACGCCTGGGGCGGCGTGAGACGCTTCACTGACGCCCTGGGGATTCCCGAAAACCG GTTCATCCACTTTGGCTCGGCCTTTACACCTGCTgctggcgaggcgctcgcgcaggagcttctcgcgctgcagactgACGGCTCGGGTCTGCcgctctgcctctgcatcAACTCCTCAG GCAGCGAGTCGCTTCTAGATGGGAGCCTCGTGTCGCCATTTGACTCGGACTGGCAGGCGGCTGtggctctcctccgcggtcgtctcctcttgcagttgccgccgcctctatctccagccgcggaggctccgccgcggggctgcgctgcgccggtcgccgcaggcctcaggccctcgctggcgacggTCGCGATGGGCCGCGCGTgggggacggcggcgctgctgctcgcctgcggagccccgggcgctcgcgcggcgacccgGAATACGAG CATCGCGCTCCGCTTTCCGCGCGTGAGTCTCGGCCGCgggacggcgcgcgagctgcgggagcgcgcgcgggcgattCTCGCGGGGCAGCGCTTCCAAGCTGAGCTCTTGGCTGCTGTGCTGTCTAGCGGACGCCGCCACCCGGCGGAGGTTCAGAGGGCGCTGCATGTGAAGACtgccagcctcgcgcgaTGGGAAGGCTCACGTGAAGCTGCGGGGGGGGTCACGGCGAATCTaggcgaggcagctgctTCAGGGAAAGAGGACGCGATCGGGAGCTTTCCAGGCGTCACAGGcagcccgcgcggcctcgagccAGGGCAATacagcggcgaggacgagagaGGCAAGGATCGGCGGGACGAGCGTGAGCAAGGAggtcgcggagacgcggagggcctcGGCGAGGCGGGCTCTTGCGCCGACGCACTGCTTGCGCTAATGAGAAAAGGAACATTTCTGACTGCTGAGCAGGCCTGGCAAATGGGAATAATTGACTACGTAAGCCACAAAGAGGCGAGATGA
- a CDS encoding hypothetical protein (encoded by transcript BESB_047050), whose protein sequence is MAPGWCLRASDSTWENGCLRACDSGIPDKGVSEAERERVTEEEMMMSSSPGNAASSPLASLRGRCARALSRLFFPFERSAASGEPPADSAFGVLPRLLLGAVKKQATLIKDAKTLYNASRILLSRFAEAANTRLADLGLALRPVIHLLLLHHQPLFLAAAHLIRFFKILLYLRYLFDWLPQVNPHLPPFTFVYRATDAYISIFTRFVPSIASMDLSGFAAWGVLEMTENSLARLIATFE, encoded by the exons ATGGCGCCAGGGTGGTGTCTACGTGCGTCTGACTCAACCTGGGAAAACGGATGTTTACGAGCATGCGACAGCGGCATCCCAGACAAGGGAGTCAGCGAGGCCGAACGCGAGCGAGTCACTGAAGAAGAAATGATGATGTCGAGTTCACCTGGCAACGCAG cgtcgtcgcctctggcgtcCCTGCGAGGTCGCTGTgcccgcgctctctctcggctttTCTTCCCCTTTGAGCGATCTGCGGCCTCAGGCGAGCCGCCTGCGGACTCTGCGTTTGGAGTGCTCCCGCGGCTGCTCCTTGGCGCCGTGAAGAAGCAAGCGACGCTGATAAAAGACGCGAAAACGCTGTACAACGCGTCGCGCATCTTGCTCTCTCGtttcgcggaggcggccaaCACGCGCCTGGCAGACCTTGGCCTCGCACTTCGCCCGGTGATTcatcttctcctccttcacCACCAGCCTCtcttcctcgcagccgcgcatcTCATCAG ATTTTTTAAAATTCTGCTCTACCTGCGCTACCTTTTTGACTGGCTCCCGCAAGTCAACCCTCACCTGCCGCCCTTCACGTTCGTCTACCGCGCGACAGATGCCTACATCTCTATCTTCACG cgcTTCGTGCCCTCTATCGCGTCCATGGATCTCTCTGGCTTCGCGGCTTGGGGCGTGCTAGAGATGACTGAGAACTCCCTCGCGCGACTGATCGCCACATTCGAGTAG
- a CDS encoding Sec1 family protein (encoded by transcript BESB_047060) — MSLNLQERQTAAIQAMLALASQRTLAQPGAHSPQIASTLPQASTAWKILVFDDVAKDLLAPLMTVGMLRRQGVTLHLPLKSQRSTVAEAPAVYLVSPTEETVQRLLEELQQKLYAFYFFNFTDRLSDDLMQLLARGAVEAGMVSQVVSVVDRYVDYVCLSPSEFSLNKPGIYSLLNGGSSDAQIEKAMDVAVSGLFCVIATLGVVPVIRCPGAPSSPARNIAMKLQERLATLPQNVHAQIFGQAPSSLHRPLLILLDREFDLSVMIRHTWLYQPLIHDLLGLRLNRVTVPMEDKDFDAGLPPRGVKTYDLEVRDQFWQEHCGSPFPDAALAVSDSLAAYNAKLQEINSQQGGASAALDPLDACGSAQGIMTAVSALPRLTEKKRSLDAHTSIATALVNHIKARGLDGFFETEQNFDSDREVEAVANAKKMIHRGAPGTALDKLRLLMALFLSRPSLPQQQMQQLEEMLRQETGGISTAALDFLRLQQSFRALQTPGVSAAPGAGGGSAGGQSAQAAAAALGTKFFDKGRGLLQGVRNLLPVKKTLPIAQVVGTLLENKEEPNFIYVDPRRDATGAPAVSPNSLPPTLRAPFRQAIAFVVGGGSFVEAAALRELAQKTQKPILYGSTDFVAPCDFLDELTRLGGGSLSAAAPQAAGL, encoded by the exons ATGTCGCTGAACCTGCAGGAGCGGCAAACAGCCGCCATTCAAGCCATGCTGGCGCTCGCTTCTCAGCGGACGCTCGCGCAACCGGGTGCCCATTCTCCGCAGATCGCGTCGACGCTGCCGCAAGCCTCCACTGCGTGGAAGATCCTCGTCTTCGATGACGTAGCGAAGgacctcctcgcgccgctgatGACT GTCGGGATGCTGCGCCGGCAAGGCGTGACGCTTCATCTTCCGCTGAAGTCTCAGCGCTCGACGGTGGCTGAGGCTCCCGCGGTCTACTTGGTTTCGCCGACGGAGGAGACTGTTCAGCGTCTCTTGGAGGAGCTTCAGCAGAAACTCTATGCATTTTACTTCTTCAACTTCACCGATCGCCTCTCTGACGACCTCATGCAGCTCCTCGCCAGGGGCGCCGTTGAGGCG GGCATGGTTTCGCAAGTTGTCTCCGTCGTGGATCGCTACGTGGACTACGTGTGCCTGTCGCCGAGCGAGTTTTCTCTCAACAAACCAGGGATCTACTCCCTGCTGAACGGCGGGTCATCCGACGCTCAG ATTGAGAAGGCCATGGACGTCGCCGTCAGCGGGCTCTTCTGCGTCATCGCGACCCTCG GCGTCGTGCCGGTGATTCGCTGCCCTGGcgctccctcgtcgcctgcacGAAACATCGCCATGAAGCTCCAG GAGAGGCTCGCGACTCTTCCGCAGAACGTCCACGCGCAAATATTTGGGCAGgcgccctcttcgctgcaTCGACCGCTGCTGATTCTTCTC GACCGCGAGTTCGACCTCTCCGTCATGATTCGGCACACGTGGCTCTACCAGCCTCTGATCCACGATCTCCTGGGCCTGCG GCTAAACCGCGTCACTGTGCCGATGGAGGACAAGGACTTCGACGCCggcctcccgccgcgcggggtGAAGACCTACGACTTGGAAGT GCGCGACCAGTTTTGGCAGGAACACTGCGGCTCTCCCTTccccgacgcggcgctggccGTTAGCGACAGCCTCGCCGCGTACAACGCGAAGCTGCAAGAAATCAACTcgcagcagggcggcgcgagtgcTGCCCTCGACCCGCTCGACGCATGCG GGTCTGCGCAGGGCATCATGACGGCTGTgagcgcgctgcctcgcctgaCTGAGAAGAAGCGCTCGCTGGACGCGCACACAAGCATCGCGACTGCCCTCGTGAACCACATCAAGGCGCGGGGGCTCGACGGCTTCTTCGAGACCGAGCAAAACTTTGACTCAGATCGAGAAGTCGAGGCGGTCGCCAACGCGAAAAAGATGATccaccgcggcgcgccgggcaCTGCCCTCGACAAGCTGCGTCTCCTCATGGCGCTCTTCCTCAGCAGGC cctctctccctcaacagcagatgcagcagctggaggagATGCTTCGGCAGGAAACAGGCGGAATTTCCACCGCGGCGCTCGATTTCCTCCGTCTCCAGCAG agCTTTCGAGCTCTCCAGACTCCaggcgtctcggcggcgcccggggctggcggcggaagcgcgggAGGACAAAGCGCCcaggccgctgctgcggcactgGGCACGAAATTCTTTGACAAAGGTCGTGGCCTCCTTCAG GGCGTGCGGAATTTGTTGCCGGTCAAGAAGACTTTGCCGATAGCACAAGTCGTCGGGACGTTATTGGAGAACAAGGAGGAGCCGAACTTCATTTACGTAGATCCCCGA agagacgcgactGGTGCACCGGCGGTGTCTCCGAATTCCCTGCCGCcgactctgcgcgcgcccttCCGCCAGGCGATCGCCTTTGTCGTCGGGGGAGGCTCGTTtgtggaggctgcggcgctccgcgagcTTGCTCAAAAAACACAGAAACCG ATCCTGTACGGATCGACGGACTTTGTCGCGCCTTGTGATTTCCTCGATGAACTGACGCGCCTCGGTGGCGGCAGCCtcagcgcagctgcgccacaGGCCGCTGGCCTCTGA
- a CDS encoding hypothetical protein (encoded by transcript BESB_047070), translating into MRRAFVSPCEEVLASFRTRKSAGQHSANDARHLGGAKRQQVELGSVSPVPVLSFGSASSSSVCSTASRYSFFVPSAPRSASSASQSSPSVGLPSLGSSSLACCRSVCCSRSLSSPLSTVRNSLSERRSYLRIRRNERAEAPAQPGSSFPLSFGCMYTQSRSFCVSYPSSKRLSDVVKLPLLRLKSREEIVDIWNQHFESKALTVAASLRHFAFERMISNARAAPHFVLPVPRGEGGASFEVFFVQFQGARTCLVTSMHEYTQNPGRPSPFVVVTFFDELGKEKDLGLVQGDILRGEYLSKDEGGHLVALLLRFYSDPNLSRWVLDFNLKPREFSFEEFQQANAQFFDLPLQTLAHP; encoded by the exons ATGAGACGGGCGTTCGTGTCGCCTTGTGAAGAAGTCCTTGCTTCCTTCAGGACGCGGAAAAGTGCAGGTCAGCATTCAGCGAATGATGCCAGGCatctcggcggcgcgaagcgtCAGCAAGTCGAGCTGGGTTCTGTGTCGCCTGTTCCTGTGCTCTCTTTTGgttccgcgtcctcgtctaGTGTCTGTTCCACTGCATCTCGGTATTCGTTCTTTGTTCCTTCGGctccgcgctcggcgtcttccgcgtcgcagTCTTCTCCCAGCGTCGGGCTACCGTCCCtcggctcgtcgtcgctcgcgtgcTGTCGCTCTGTGTGTTGCTCACGCTCTCTTTCATCTCCTCTTTCCACGGTCAGAAACAGCCTTTCTGAGAGGAGGTCATATCTGAGGATCCGGCGAAACGAGAGGGCTGAAGCGCCAGCACAGCCAGGGTCTTCTTTCCCTCTGTCGTtcgggtgtatgtacacccaAAGCCGATCATTCTGCGTCTCGTATCCATCCTCCAAGAGGCTGAGCGATGTCGTGAAGCTGCCGCTCTTGCGCTTGAAATCGAGAGAAGAAATTGTAGACATCTGGAACCAACATTTTGAGAGCAAGGCGCTGAcggtcgccgcgagcctcAGACACTTCGCCTTCGAGCGAATGATTTCCAA CGCCCGAGCGGCTCCACACTTTGTTCTTCCGGTTCCCcgtggagaaggcggcgcttcCTTCGAGGTCTTCTTTGTCCAGTTCCAAGGCGCGCGCACCTGCCTCGTCACGTCAATGCATGAGTACACGCAG AACCCGGGCCGCCCATCTCCCTTTGTCGTCGTCACGTTCTTTGATGAGCTCGGAAAGGAGAAGGACTTGGGCCTTGTTCAGGGAGATATTCTGCGGGGCGAGTATCTCTCCAAAGACGAAGGCGGGCATTTGgtcgcgctccttcttcgATTTTACAGCGACCCGAACCTGTCGCGGTGGGTGCTCGACTTCAACTTGAAGCCCCGCGAGTTCTCTTTCGAGGAGTTCCAGCAAGCTAATGCGCAGTTCTTTGAtctgcctctgcagacgctggcTCACCCATGA
- a CDS encoding hypothetical protein (encoded by transcript BESB_047080) — translation MPPGTRADDAKLSGEAHDAEATIDAGHHTGALLHGLSEDGARAASQGKRGDSVDDDARVDWFAVQDGNRPVPSRLQSWLGAGCSTLGNIAQIKESVADEARCRRSGIGSDVETLRRLSASKEGRFDEARLGCGCSYGELTPYDGIWQKKW, via the exons ATGCCGCCTGGGACACgggcagacgacgcgaagcTGTCCGGCGAGGCCCATGATGCGGAGGCAACAATTGACGCCGGACACCACACTGGGGCATTGCTGCATGGCTTGAGTGAAGATGGTGCCCGAGCGGCTTCACAGGGAAAGAGGGGTGACAGCGTTGATGACGACGCGAGGGTGGATTGGTTCGCTGTCCAAGATGGTAATCGGCCGGTTCCGTCCCGCCTGCAGTCATGGCTAGGCGCG GGCTGTTCTACTTTGGGCAATATCGCGCAGATCAAAGAGAGCGTAGCCGATGAGGCCAGATGTCGGCGTTCTGGTATTGGGTCGGACGTCGAGACGCTGCGC AGGCTAAGTGCGTCGAAGGAAGGCCGCTTTGACGAAGCTCGGCTGGGCTGCGGCTGTTCGTACGGGGAGCTGACACCATACGATGGCATTTGGCAAAAGAAGTGGTAG